One segment of Bacteroidota bacterium DNA contains the following:
- a CDS encoding T9SS type A sorting domain-containing protein, whose translation MKNLCTTPFGNVEDNRYPSFLPSFLPSLLILLTLLLFHPFKMQAQSCDFSVETCTMSYGPAPTTSGIIGNLTGGAVCLTGNVTVNSNWTLIDEDLIISSGVTITVLNGFTMTIQNNSEFYAASTTWGGIVVEAGGHLIMNNSQIKDAEIAIKAINSGGIESEIDITESCLLNNEIGIYYTGSLSTPSNSTIIDNDISGPSLPVSGLIGDYGILIDGVYVDDTSPYAIIIGNTLAYPGGGTNNDIHDYAIGIRAYNSNVTVQNNLVRDIHSTGFDLSNSPIPGGEAYLGGRIGILSTSTINPPRQVRLQVGTSLTSLNNEIVDVRDGIIADLNVNTSIIKNLLRSNSTANPDMRNGIQILNKSTNHNVQNNIIQNFRRQGIYCFNINTGILTIVGNAITNSTQSNGEGIDVEDATFLTSHTVIISSNTIGEVERGIITKNVNDPQILANQVFFRKLGTSSPSSVVYGIYAQMCPGADILSNYIEGDCNDPFICGNKRLAIDIFECPNFLIDKNYMYYSTTGCMIENDNMNGNLTCNEIHDCPMVGYGLKNVLVVGTDNYLGPIQQAGGNPSDNSWHPASTANRERHFGGTDVELLIWIYRDIDPVTSTYLAAYDMPDVLIDPDPALFGSLDPFLLNNTFPLCESPFRISEDSLALALAELESNFGWWTETTEIGYSLAYYYTQWFFYGDVIRIDGLFELLSPELLAKYESILATNIPTYYQMADSISTGAFLSSSLILSDILPSNVAEEYVSNVYQIYLENIDSNGRFILTDDSRAALLETAILPVEEYGFAVHIAQALLDTIIERDYSFELEEEDLKMAKKENITIYPNPSNGLLYFHSQDEFSGEVKIYSIQGKQIYINENINQNSRLDLSNFQSGLYIMKLTTKEGVTSTFTLILTTGL comes from the coding sequence ATGAAAAATTTGTGTACAACTCCGTTTGGAAATGTGGAAGATAATCGTTATCCTTCCTTCCTTCCTTCCTTCCTTCCTTCCTTATTAATTTTACTAACTCTCTTACTTTTTCACCCATTTAAGATGCAAGCTCAATCTTGCGATTTTAGTGTTGAAACTTGCACTATGTCTTATGGCCCAGCCCCAACCACTTCCGGTATTATCGGTAACCTTACCGGGGGGGCTGTTTGTTTAACCGGAAATGTTACTGTTAACAGTAACTGGACACTTATAGATGAAGATCTTATTATTTCAAGTGGCGTCACTATTACTGTATTGAATGGTTTTACAATGACTATTCAGAATAACAGTGAATTTTATGCAGCATCTACCACTTGGGGTGGTATTGTTGTGGAAGCCGGTGGGCATCTTATTATGAACAACAGTCAAATTAAAGATGCAGAAATTGCTATTAAAGCAATTAATTCCGGTGGAATAGAAAGTGAAATTGATATTACCGAAAGTTGTTTACTTAATAATGAAATCGGTATTTATTATACAGGGAGTTTAAGCACACCCTCAAATTCCACAATTATAGATAATGATATTTCGGGACCATCACTTCCTGTAAGTGGATTAATTGGAGATTATGGTATTTTGATTGACGGTGTGTATGTAGATGATACATCACCTTATGCAATTATCATTGGAAATACTTTAGCATATCCCGGTGGTGGAACCAATAATGATATTCATGATTATGCAATTGGAATCAGAGCTTATAATAGTAACGTAACTGTTCAGAATAACTTAGTAAGAGATATACATTCTACCGGCTTTGATTTATCAAATTCACCAATTCCCGGTGGTGAAGCATATCTTGGCGGACGTATTGGTATATTATCCACTTCCACTATAAATCCGCCAAGGCAAGTACGTCTTCAAGTAGGTACTTCTCTTACATCATTAAATAATGAAATAGTAGATGTTAGAGATGGTATAATTGCGGATTTAAATGTGAATACTTCTATTATTAAAAATTTGCTTAGAAGTAATTCAACTGCAAATCCGGATATGAGAAATGGTATTCAAATTTTAAATAAAAGTACAAACCACAATGTGCAGAATAATATTATTCAGAATTTCAGAAGGCAAGGTATTTATTGTTTTAATATTAATACAGGAATATTAACTATAGTTGGAAATGCAATAACTAATTCTACTCAAAGTAATGGTGAAGGTATTGACGTGGAAGATGCGACTTTTTTAACCTCTCATACAGTAATTATTTCTTCCAATACAATTGGAGAGGTAGAAAGAGGGATTATTACCAAAAATGTAAATGACCCCCAGATATTAGCAAATCAAGTATTTTTTAGAAAACTTGGTACATCTTCTCCCTCCTCAGTGGTGTATGGAATTTATGCTCAAATGTGTCCGGGCGCTGACATCCTCTCCAATTATATTGAAGGCGATTGTAATGATCCATTTATATGTGGAAATAAAAGATTGGCAATAGATATATTTGAATGCCCCAACTTTTTAATTGATAAAAATTATATGTATTACAGCACTACAGGATGTATGATTGAAAATGACAACATGAATGGAAATTTAACCTGTAATGAAATTCATGATTGCCCTATGGTTGGCTATGGTTTAAAAAATGTATTAGTGGTTGGAACTGATAATTATTTAGGTCCTATCCAGCAAGCCGGTGGTAACCCCAGTGACAATAGCTGGCATCCTGCGAGCACGGCAAATAGGGAAAGGCATTTTGGGGGTACAGATGTTGAACTACTTATTTGGATTTACCGAGATATTGATCCAGTAACTTCTACTTACTTGGCTGCTTACGATATGCCTGATGTTTTAATTGATCCAGATCCAGCATTATTTGGTTCTTTAGACCCATTTCTCTTAAACAATACCTTCCCTCTATGTGAATCACCTTTCAGGATATCGGAAGATAGTCTTGCATTAGCACTTGCAGAATTAGAAAGTAATTTTGGTTGGTGGACAGAAACCACTGAGATAGGATATAGTTTAGCTTATTATTACACACAATGGTTTTTTTATGGAGATGTAATTCGAATTGATGGATTATTTGAATTGCTAAGTCCGGAGCTTTTGGCAAAATATGAGTCAATACTTGCTACTAATATTCCTACATATTATCAAATGGCAGATAGTATTTCAACAGGGGCATTTTTATCTTCCTCACTAATTCTTTCCGATATTTTACCCTCTAATGTTGCAGAGGAATATGTAAGTAATGTTTATCAAATTTATCTGGAAAACATTGATAGCAATGGAAGATTTATTTTAACAGATGATAGTAGGGCTGCTTTACTTGAAACGGCAATACTTCCAGTAGAAGAATATGGTTTTGCAGTTCATATTGCACAAGCTTTACTGGATACAATTATAGAAAGAGATTACTCATTTGAATTGGAAGAAGAAGATTTGAAGATGGCAAAGAAAGAAAATATAACTATCTATCCCAATCCTTCAAACGGTCTCTTATATTTTCATTCGCAAGATGAGTTTTCAGGAGAAGTAAAAATATATTCTATACAAGGTAAGCAGATATATATAAATGAGAATATAAATCAGAATTCTAGGCTTGATCTTTCAAATTTTCAATCAGGTTTATATATAATGAAGCTCACTACTAAGGAAGGAGTAACCTCAACCTTTACACTTATTTTAACTACAGGATTATGA
- a CDS encoding RecX family transcriptional regulator, with translation MVRNDIMQKLRRYCAYQERCHEEVRTKLLALKVYGEELEETISELTQEDFLNEERFAKAYAGGKFRMQKWGRTKIIRELKRRKISDYCIRKAMMEIPEADYKITMQKLITAALKKYKVRNQLITANKTAKFVISKGYESNLVWGEIKRQLED, from the coding sequence ATGGTGCGGAATGATATTATGCAAAAGTTGCGGAGGTATTGCGCTTATCAGGAGCGATGTCATGAAGAAGTGCGAACAAAATTACTTGCATTAAAAGTGTATGGTGAAGAATTAGAAGAAACCATAAGTGAATTAACACAAGAAGATTTTTTAAATGAAGAGCGATTTGCAAAAGCGTATGCCGGAGGTAAATTCAGAATGCAAAAGTGGGGTAGAACAAAAATAATTCGTGAGTTAAAAAGAAGAAAAATTTCCGACTATTGTATTCGCAAAGCAATGATGGAAATTCCCGAAGCAGATTATAAAATAACCATGCAGAAATTAATTACAGCCGCATTAAAAAAATACAAAGTAAGAAACCAATTAATTACCGCAAATAAAACTGCAAAGTTTGTAATCAGTAAAGGCTATGAATCGAATTTGGTTTGGGGAGAAATAAAAAGGCAATTGGAAGATTAG
- a CDS encoding DUF192 domain-containing protein → MTGCKEKDPDKPTGKGTDTNFTFKKEGEIIFNKADSSVIKMIEVEVAENDAERQQGLMNRPWMEETQGMIFIFDENKPLSFWMRNTIIPLDIMFVDADFRIVNIAENTQPFSEKGIPSKGNAKYVVEVVAGFSENIMCRPEIL, encoded by the coding sequence ATGACAGGATGTAAAGAAAAAGATCCTGATAAACCCACTGGAAAAGGTACCGACACCAATTTTACTTTTAAGAAAGAAGGTGAAATAATTTTTAATAAAGCAGATAGCAGTGTTATAAAAATGATTGAAGTTGAAGTTGCTGAAAATGATGCTGAACGTCAGCAAGGTTTAATGAACAGACCATGGATGGAAGAAACGCAGGGTATGATATTTATTTTTGATGAGAATAAACCGCTTTCATTCTGGATGCGAAATACAATTATCCCATTGGATATCATGTTCGTGGATGCAGATTTCAGGATTGTAAATATTGCAGAAAATACACAGCCCTTTAGCGAAAAAGGAATTCCATCAAAAGGCAATGCAAAATATGTGGTGGAAGTAGTTGCCGGTTTTTCTGAAAATATAATGTGCAGGCCGGAGATTTTATAA